A window of the Triplophysa rosa linkage group LG23, Trosa_1v2, whole genome shotgun sequence genome harbors these coding sequences:
- the snai2 gene encoding zinc finger protein SNAI2 has product MPRSFLVKKHFNAAKKPNYSELEGPTVFISPYVLKTLPVPVISQPEVLSPVSYSPITVWTASNLPLSPLHSDLSPISGYPSSLSDTSSTKDHSGSESPRSDEDDRIQSTKLSDGEKFQCSLCSKSYSTYSGLVKHKQLHCDAQTRKSFSCKYCEKEYVSLGALKMHIRTHTLPCVCKMCGKAFSRPWLLQGHIRTHTGEKPFSCPHCSRAFADRSNLRAHLQTHSDVKKYQCKNCSKTFSRMSLLHKHEESGCCVAH; this is encoded by the exons ATGCCTCGCTCGTTCCTCGTAAAGAAGCATTTCAATGCAGCCAAGAAACCCAACTACAGCGAGCTGGAGGGTCCGACAG TGTTTATTTCTCCCTATGTACTGAAAACCCTTCCGGTGCCTGTTATATCTCAGCCCGAAGTCCTGAGCCCGGTGTCATACAGCCCCATAACGGTTTGGACCGCCAGCAACCTGCCCCTCTCGCCCCTGCACAGTGACCTCTCGCCCATATCCGGATACCCCTCTTCCCTCTCCGACACGTCCTCCACCAAAGACCACAGCGGTTCCGAGAGCCCCAGGAGCGACGAGGACGATAGGATACAGTCCACCAAACTGTCAGACGGGGAGAAGTTTCAGTGCAGTCTGTGCAGTAAATCTTACAGCACGTATTCCGGACTGGTGAAACACAAGCAGCTGCACTGCGACGCGCAGACCAGGAAATCCTTCAGCTGCAAGTACTGCGAGAAGGAATACGTGAGTCTGGGCGCCTTGAAGATGCACATAAGGACACACACGTTGCCATGCGTTTGCAAAATGTGCGGCAAAGCTTTCTCCAGACCGTGGCTGCTCCAGGGACACATTAGGACGCATACAG GTGAGAAACCCTTCTCGTGTCCCCACTGCAGTCGGGCATTTGCCGACCGCTCCAACCTCCGAGCCCACTTGCAAACCCACTCGGACGTGAAGAAATACCAGTGCAAGAACTGCTCCAAAACCTTCTCCCGCATGTCACTTCTGCACAAGCATGAGGAATCCGGATGCTGCGTCGCGCACTGA